The following are encoded in a window of Paenibacillus polymyxa genomic DNA:
- a CDS encoding DMT family transporter, whose product MNKPTFSTYMELVIATSIVGSSVVVGKLVVMRLPVFLSQSASLAVALLFLVPIVFIKKYSLRISKRDALILFIQALIGMFLFRVLMLYGLAYASASESGILTSLTPAIVALLSYVLLREKITLRPGLGIACSLIGVLALQVPHISALWFNAPNATSFIGMLLVLSAVFGEAALTVLRKMLSSHVSSLLGTMYITLFSFFMFLACSFVEAQQFNFNHVGVGEMGLVLYYGIFVTALGYVLWFRGVSRVPASTAAVYTGCIPVSTLLLSYIILRESFSFAHLAGAGFVFLGIMLMSRSERR is encoded by the coding sequence ATGAACAAACCAACCTTTTCGACTTACATGGAATTAGTGATCGCAACCTCCATTGTTGGCAGTTCTGTAGTAGTCGGTAAACTGGTCGTGATGCGGCTGCCTGTTTTTTTATCGCAATCTGCCAGTCTGGCCGTTGCCCTTCTGTTCTTGGTACCCATTGTATTCATTAAGAAATATTCACTAAGGATCAGCAAACGGGATGCCTTAATCCTGTTCATTCAGGCCCTGATCGGCATGTTTCTCTTCCGCGTCCTAATGCTGTACGGGCTGGCCTACGCCTCTGCTTCCGAAAGCGGAATTTTAACTAGCTTAACCCCAGCTATCGTTGCACTTCTTTCGTATGTGCTGCTGAGAGAAAAGATTACGCTCCGCCCCGGTCTCGGGATTGCCTGTTCTCTGATCGGTGTTTTGGCGTTGCAAGTGCCTCACATATCGGCGCTCTGGTTCAATGCTCCCAACGCAACCTCGTTCATTGGCATGCTGCTTGTTCTGTCTGCTGTGTTCGGAGAAGCGGCACTGACAGTGTTACGCAAGATGCTATCCAGCCATGTCTCTTCCCTGCTTGGAACCATGTATATAACACTCTTTTCATTCTTCATGTTCCTGGCTTGTTCATTTGTGGAGGCCCAACAGTTCAACTTTAACCACGTTGGTGTAGGAGAGATGGGGCTAGTCTTATATTATGGTATCTTTGTCACCGCATTAGGCTACGTATTATGGTTTCGGGGTGTATCAAGAGTACCGGCTAGTACAGCAGCTGTATACACAGGTTGTATTCCCGTCAGTACATTGCTGCTGTCCTATATCATCCTCCGTGAATCCTTCTCATTTGCTCATCTGGCTGGTGCAGGCTTTGTGTTTCTGGGCATCATGCTCATGTCACGCAGTGAACGCCGCTGA
- a CDS encoding PTS fructose transporter subunit IIABC yields MKILAITSCPNGIAHTYMAAENLQKAAAKLGIEMKVETQGSIGVENQLTEQEIREADGIIIAADKTVVKDRFVGKKLLVVGVQDGIRRPEELIQRVMKGNVPVYQAESRSAEGSSQENKPKQNPIYRHLMNGVSYMVPFIVIGGLLIAIALTIGGEKTPGGLVIPDGSFWKTVQDIGSASFTFMIPILAGFIAMSIADRPGLAPGMIGGFIAANGSFYGSEAGAGFIGGIIAGFLAGYVALGIRKIKVGRALQPIMPIIIIPVLASLIVGLIFVFVIGAPVAQLFEALTGWLAGMQGTSSILLALILGAMISFDMGGPVNKVAFLFGSAMIGEGNYEIMGPIAVAICIPPIGMGLAAMINKRKFAPAEREAGKATFTMGLFGITEGAIPFAAQDPLRVIPSIMVGSMVGSVIAMLGNVGDKVAHGGPIVAVLGAVDHVLMFFIAVIVGVAVSVVLVSLLKKDIAATVTPDVAGEAGQSAITTTAATESSASTTVTNNGPAVSPQAIHIEKLTDIVTMDLINLDLEGTTRDAVVDEMIGVLERTGAVSSASDFKQAILAREEEGSTGIGMNIAIPHGKSEAVLKPSVVFGIKQGGVDWNSADGSEAKLIFMIAVPRNSKENAHLKVLQMLSRKLMDDHFREALLAVKTKEEAYQLLDQVH; encoded by the coding sequence ATGAAGATTTTGGCGATTACCTCATGTCCTAACGGAATTGCACATACGTATATGGCAGCTGAGAATCTGCAAAAGGCAGCAGCAAAGCTGGGCATCGAGATGAAGGTCGAGACACAAGGCTCCATTGGAGTCGAAAATCAACTGACCGAGCAGGAGATCCGTGAGGCAGATGGCATTATTATTGCAGCGGATAAAACGGTGGTTAAAGACCGCTTCGTCGGTAAGAAACTGCTGGTCGTTGGCGTACAGGATGGCATTCGCCGTCCAGAAGAATTGATCCAGCGGGTGATGAAGGGTAATGTACCTGTGTACCAAGCAGAGTCACGTTCTGCCGAAGGTAGCTCACAGGAGAACAAACCGAAACAAAATCCAATCTACCGCCACCTGATGAACGGTGTATCCTATATGGTACCCTTCATCGTCATTGGGGGATTGCTCATTGCCATTGCGTTGACGATAGGCGGTGAGAAGACACCAGGCGGTCTGGTTATACCGGACGGTTCATTCTGGAAGACGGTTCAGGATATCGGTTCGGCTTCGTTTACCTTTATGATACCGATCCTCGCCGGATTTATCGCGATGAGTATTGCAGATAGACCGGGGCTTGCACCGGGTATGATTGGCGGATTCATTGCTGCGAACGGCAGCTTTTATGGAAGTGAGGCGGGGGCTGGATTTATCGGCGGCATTATCGCTGGTTTCTTGGCCGGTTATGTTGCACTTGGGATTCGGAAAATCAAGGTTGGCCGAGCATTACAGCCGATCATGCCTATAATTATTATCCCTGTATTGGCATCGTTAATTGTTGGATTAATCTTTGTCTTTGTGATTGGTGCTCCAGTCGCACAATTGTTTGAAGCTTTAACAGGTTGGCTTGCAGGTATGCAAGGTACAAGTTCAATTCTACTGGCATTGATTCTAGGTGCGATGATCTCCTTTGATATGGGCGGCCCTGTGAACAAAGTTGCTTTCTTATTCGGTTCGGCCATGATCGGCGAAGGGAATTATGAAATTATGGGGCCAATTGCCGTTGCGATTTGTATTCCGCCGATTGGGATGGGACTTGCAGCGATGATCAACAAACGTAAATTTGCACCTGCGGAACGCGAGGCTGGGAAGGCAACATTCACAATGGGGTTGTTCGGTATTACCGAAGGTGCAATTCCATTCGCGGCGCAAGATCCACTACGTGTTATTCCTAGTATCATGGTAGGATCCATGGTCGGTTCAGTCATTGCGATGTTGGGGAATGTAGGTGACAAGGTAGCTCACGGTGGACCGATTGTAGCTGTACTTGGTGCAGTGGACCATGTGCTCATGTTCTTCATCGCCGTTATTGTCGGCGTAGCTGTATCGGTTGTCCTGGTGAGCTTGCTGAAAAAAGATATTGCAGCAACTGTAACTCCTGATGTTGCTGGGGAAGCTGGACAATCTGCGATTACTACAACGGCCGCTACGGAGTCATCTGCTTCAACAACTGTTACAAATAATGGGCCAGCCGTTTCTCCACAAGCCATTCACATTGAGAAACTGACGGATATTGTAACGATGGATCTGATTAATTTGGATCTGGAAGGAACGACACGAGATGCTGTGGTTGATGAAATGATCGGAGTACTTGAGAGAACTGGAGCCGTAAGCTCTGCCAGTGATTTCAAACAGGCGATATTAGCCAGAGAGGAAGAAGGCTCCACAGGCATTGGAATGAATATTGCCATTCCTCATGGCAAATCGGAAGCGGTCCTGAAGCCAAGCGTGGTCTTCGGCATCAAGCAGGGCGGTGTTGACTGGAATAGTGCAGACGGAAGTGAAGCAAAACTGATCTTCATGATTGCCGTACCGCGCAATAGCAAGGAAAATGCGCATCTGAAAGTATTGCAAATGTTATCGCGTAAGCTGATGGACGATCATTTCAGAGAAGCGCTCCTGGCGGTTAAAACGAAGGAAGAAGCATATCAATTGCTGGATCAGGTGCATTAA